The Amycolatopsis jiangsuensis nucleotide sequence AGGCCTCGGTGGCCGGCAGTGGCCGGATCTCGGTGCGCCAGCCGGGACCGAGCAGATGTGCCAAATCGCTCTCCAGCGCGGGCAGCCGGCGCAGCTCGTCGAACACGAACTCGCGACCCACCGCGTCCGCGGTCATCGCGTCGCTGGCGCGCTCGATGGCCCGGTAGATGAAGTAGTACTGGACAGCCAGCCGGGTGTAGCCCGCCAGCGGCAGTTCCCCGCCGAACAACGCGCCCATGTATCGCGAGTGGTTGGCCTTCTGGTGCACCGTCCAGGTGGAGGCGCGCAGGCGCTTGGAGAACGGGGGTGCGTCGAGGTCCGCGGTCATCGACATGGTGGCCCTCCGGCGTCGATCTGACAAGCTGTCAGAAAGAGCGTAGGCCCCAACTCCGGCTTAGGCCAGCCTAATCCGGCGCGGGGCCGGAAATCTCCACCGAACCGACTGCCTGCAGCACGAACCGCACGGCCGTCTCCATCACCTCGGGCAGCTGCTCCGGGGGCACGTCGATCACCTGCCGGCTGCCCAGCGCCGCGGTGATCATGGCGACCACCACGTCCACATCCTGGGCGGGCCAGCTGCCCGCGTCGACGCCGGCCAGCAGCACCGCCCGCAGCTGTCCGGTGATCGGGTCGGCGTGCGCGCTGATCCGCTGGTACGCCGTGGGCGCGAGCGCCGACTCCAGCGCGGTGCCCGGCGGGAGGTGGTGTTCGGCGAGCACGCGCAGCTGCAGCCGGACGA carries:
- a CDS encoding TetR/AcrR family transcriptional regulator, which codes for MPKVLGGSLEAHRREVRTRVFAVLREQLYERGFDAVTLAGVAAAAGVGRTALYNHFPDKESLLVAFVEEEAARYVDRLRDAVEAEPDPVAQLATFVRLQLRVLAEHHLPPGTALESALAPTAYQRISAHADPITGQLRAVLLAGVDAGSWPAQDVDVVVAMITAALGSRQVIDVPPEQLPEVMETAVRFVLQAVGSVEISGPAPD